A genomic window from Bicyclus anynana chromosome 11, ilBicAnyn1.1, whole genome shotgun sequence includes:
- the LOC112051518 gene encoding glucose-induced degradation protein 4 homolog, whose protein sequence is MPVKVDITPPPPANSKQPGVTKSLLYNGSKFQGHQKSKGNSYEVEVVLQHVDEENSYLCGYLKIKGLTEQFPTLTTFFDGEIISAKYPFLTRKWDADEDVDRKHWSKFDLFVPYLKTFNSDSFDYDSLAKADYVFMRWKEHFLVPDHTIKDINGASFAGFYYICFHKSAATIEGFYYHRSSEWFQSLTLSHVPENSIQIYEFR, encoded by the exons ATGCCAGTGAAGGTTGATATTACTCCTCCACCGCCAGCAAACTCAAAACAACCTGGCGTTACGAAATCTCTTCTGTACAACGGTTCCAAATTTCAAGGGCACCAGAAGTCTAAAGGAAATTCTTATGAGGTCGAAGTTGTGTTGCAG CATGTCGACGAAGAAAATTCATACCTTTGtggatatttgaaaattaaaggtCTAACAGAACAGTTTCCGACATTAACGACGTTTTTCGATGGAGAAATTATATCAGCCAAATATCCGTTTCTAACGCGAAAGTGGGATGCTGATGAAGATGTCGACAGAAAACACTGG AGTAAGTTCGACCTGTTTGTACCATATTTGAAGACATTCAACTCTGACTCATTTGATTATGATTCTCTTGCAAAGGCTGATTATGTTTTTATGAGGTGGAAAGAGCACTTTCTAGTGCCAGATCATACAATAAAGGACATAAATGGTGCATCATTTGCTGGCTTTTACTATATATGCTTCCACAAATCTGCGGCCACTATAGAAGGCTTTTATTACCACAGAAGCTCTGAATG gtTTCAATCTCTGACATTGAGTCATGTCCCGGAAAACAGCATCCAAATTTATGAATTTAGATGA
- the LOC112051517 gene encoding uncharacterized protein LOC112051517 isoform X2 — protein MWYPWIAVLVYCALAEAGVANAPATDAPVANAPVTNAPVANAPVATTRAPQRTLDRQLGELAWPSWIQNPENSNQNAPPRRITTKSLFITPLVCPKGHRLDGTACVQVLTVNKDDHERILLQELNALFTSAPNNGDVIYDYGDEDPGPLQLSIPIGIDPLQESSPQAQDPQLSYVKVDKKGENNDAGVEAELELLKLQQAQYAKLNSTQNGSNILSHNVLHNLLTYSDKPKRDSPMTNSTEIESLNNTDEGQKELVFGHVNVDPVLYDTDNQNNQGDIGQYETEIANEQHTEEQNDSPAVNNNNEPLNNTGDLSVPILKKDAEAAKLNPENDYSDIGEAIKLISRYAEVSTDDNFKDDKTITSNDDSILGTRTKLQHRRNKPKLSNNLKKPETPTSDIATSNDDVPNEKIQPQNVVYYRYPWPSESSGSQPSNYPFRHLQDYWPGRSQVGGVYNTVHGNPRRHHHSYPHYFRPRSYQYVGADAHSGLHEAYSGLRRYPNKIVGYNASPIRSHANNQDLYSLLGLRHWFSSEGAAKR, from the exons ATGTGGTACCCGTGGATCGCGGTGCTGGTGTATTGTGCACTGGCGGAGGCTGGGGTGGCAAACGCGCCGGCGACGGACGCGCCGGTGGCAAACGCCCCCGTGACGAACGCGCCGGTGGCTAACGCGCCGGTGGCGACCACCCGTGCTCCGCAGCGCACACTCGACCGCCAGTTGGGCGAGCTGGCCTGGCCCTCCTGGATACAGAACCCCGAGAACAGCAACCAGAACGCGCCGCCGAGACGTATCACGACCAAGTCTCTCTTCATCACGCCACTGGTCTGCCCTAAAGGTCATAGGCTCGATGGAACTGCTTGTGTCCAG GTGCTTACAGTGAACAAGGATGACCACGAGCGGATCTTACTGCAAGAGCTTAACGCTCTGTTTACCTCCGCCCCGAACAATGGCGACGTGATATATGACTACGGAGACGAAGATCCCGGGCCTTTACAACTATCCATACCTATAGGAATAGATCCGCTACAGGAATCATCTCCAcag GCACAAGACCCACAGCTGAGCTACGTAAAGGTTGACAAAAAAGGAGAAAATAATGACGCCGGTGTAGAAGCTGAACTAGAGTTGCTGAAGCTGCAACAAGCACAGTATGCGAAACTAAACAGTACGCAAAACGGAAGCAATATTCTGTCTCACAACGTATTGCACAACTTACTGACCTATTCAGATAAACCCAAGCGAGATAGCCCGATGACTAACTCTACCGAGATTGAATCATTAAACAACACTGACGAGGGACAAAAGGAACTAGTTTTTGGACACGTAAATGTTGACCCTGTTTTGTACGACACAGATAATCAAAATAACCAAGGTGACATAGGCCAATATGAAACTGAAATAGCAAATGAACAACACACAGAGGAACAAAACGATTCACCtgcagtaaataataataacgaaCCTTTGAATAATACAGGTGATTTATCAGTGCCAATCTTGAAAAAAGATGCAGAAGCAGCAAAACTCAATCCTGAAAATGACTATTCTGACATAGGAGAGGCTATTAAACTGATAAGCAGGTACGCTGAGGTTTCGACAGATGACAATTTCAAAGACGATAAAACTATTACATCGAATGATGACAGTATATTAGGTACACGCACAAAACTGCAACACCGTCGAAATAAACCAAAGCTCTCCAACAATTTGAAAAAGCCTGAAACTCCTACTTCAGATATAGCCACAAGCAACGATGACGTTCCTAACGAGAAAATCCAACCGCAAAATGTTGTTTACTATAGATATCCCTGGCCGAGCGAGTCTTCTGGGTCACAACCGTCAAACTATCCATTCCGACATTTACAAGATTACTGGCCCGGGCGAAGTCAGGTCGGAGGCGTCTACAACACAGTGCATGGAAACCCCCGTCGTCACCATCATTCGTACCCTCACTATTTCCGGCCTCGTAGCTACCAATATGTGGGAGCTGACGCACATTCTGGCTTGCATGAGGCTTATTCCGGACTTCGGCGGTACCCAAACAAAATTGTCGGATATAATGCTAGTCCCATAAGATCACATGCTAACAACCAAGACTTGTACAGCCTGCTCGGCCTGAGGCACTGGTTCAGTAGTGAGGGAGCTGCAAAAAGATAG
- the LOC112051517 gene encoding uncharacterized protein LOC112051517 isoform X1, with amino-acid sequence MYILSNVNHEHRFHLNEGPQASRPRDNVSRARRHASTLKVFAMWYPWIAVLVYCALAEAGVANAPATDAPVANAPVTNAPVANAPVATTRAPQRTLDRQLGELAWPSWIQNPENSNQNAPPRRITTKSLFITPLVCPKGHRLDGTACVQVLTVNKDDHERILLQELNALFTSAPNNGDVIYDYGDEDPGPLQLSIPIGIDPLQESSPQAQDPQLSYVKVDKKGENNDAGVEAELELLKLQQAQYAKLNSTQNGSNILSHNVLHNLLTYSDKPKRDSPMTNSTEIESLNNTDEGQKELVFGHVNVDPVLYDTDNQNNQGDIGQYETEIANEQHTEEQNDSPAVNNNNEPLNNTGDLSVPILKKDAEAAKLNPENDYSDIGEAIKLISRYAEVSTDDNFKDDKTITSNDDSILGTRTKLQHRRNKPKLSNNLKKPETPTSDIATSNDDVPNEKIQPQNVVYYRYPWPSESSGSQPSNYPFRHLQDYWPGRSQVGGVYNTVHGNPRRHHHSYPHYFRPRSYQYVGADAHSGLHEAYSGLRRYPNKIVGYNASPIRSHANNQDLYSLLGLRHWFSSEGAAKR; translated from the exons GTGTTTGCGATGTGGTACCCGTGGATCGCGGTGCTGGTGTATTGTGCACTGGCGGAGGCTGGGGTGGCAAACGCGCCGGCGACGGACGCGCCGGTGGCAAACGCCCCCGTGACGAACGCGCCGGTGGCTAACGCGCCGGTGGCGACCACCCGTGCTCCGCAGCGCACACTCGACCGCCAGTTGGGCGAGCTGGCCTGGCCCTCCTGGATACAGAACCCCGAGAACAGCAACCAGAACGCGCCGCCGAGACGTATCACGACCAAGTCTCTCTTCATCACGCCACTGGTCTGCCCTAAAGGTCATAGGCTCGATGGAACTGCTTGTGTCCAG GTGCTTACAGTGAACAAGGATGACCACGAGCGGATCTTACTGCAAGAGCTTAACGCTCTGTTTACCTCCGCCCCGAACAATGGCGACGTGATATATGACTACGGAGACGAAGATCCCGGGCCTTTACAACTATCCATACCTATAGGAATAGATCCGCTACAGGAATCATCTCCAcag GCACAAGACCCACAGCTGAGCTACGTAAAGGTTGACAAAAAAGGAGAAAATAATGACGCCGGTGTAGAAGCTGAACTAGAGTTGCTGAAGCTGCAACAAGCACAGTATGCGAAACTAAACAGTACGCAAAACGGAAGCAATATTCTGTCTCACAACGTATTGCACAACTTACTGACCTATTCAGATAAACCCAAGCGAGATAGCCCGATGACTAACTCTACCGAGATTGAATCATTAAACAACACTGACGAGGGACAAAAGGAACTAGTTTTTGGACACGTAAATGTTGACCCTGTTTTGTACGACACAGATAATCAAAATAACCAAGGTGACATAGGCCAATATGAAACTGAAATAGCAAATGAACAACACACAGAGGAACAAAACGATTCACCtgcagtaaataataataacgaaCCTTTGAATAATACAGGTGATTTATCAGTGCCAATCTTGAAAAAAGATGCAGAAGCAGCAAAACTCAATCCTGAAAATGACTATTCTGACATAGGAGAGGCTATTAAACTGATAAGCAGGTACGCTGAGGTTTCGACAGATGACAATTTCAAAGACGATAAAACTATTACATCGAATGATGACAGTATATTAGGTACACGCACAAAACTGCAACACCGTCGAAATAAACCAAAGCTCTCCAACAATTTGAAAAAGCCTGAAACTCCTACTTCAGATATAGCCACAAGCAACGATGACGTTCCTAACGAGAAAATCCAACCGCAAAATGTTGTTTACTATAGATATCCCTGGCCGAGCGAGTCTTCTGGGTCACAACCGTCAAACTATCCATTCCGACATTTACAAGATTACTGGCCCGGGCGAAGTCAGGTCGGAGGCGTCTACAACACAGTGCATGGAAACCCCCGTCGTCACCATCATTCGTACCCTCACTATTTCCGGCCTCGTAGCTACCAATATGTGGGAGCTGACGCACATTCTGGCTTGCATGAGGCTTATTCCGGACTTCGGCGGTACCCAAACAAAATTGTCGGATATAATGCTAGTCCCATAAGATCACATGCTAACAACCAAGACTTGTACAGCCTGCTCGGCCTGAGGCACTGGTTCAGTAGTGAGGGAGCTGCAAAAAGATAG